From one Octopus bimaculoides isolate UCB-OBI-ISO-001 chromosome 1, ASM119413v2, whole genome shotgun sequence genomic stretch:
- the LOC106868277 gene encoding toll-like receptor Tollo gives MSSVKSSSQRACVTMTSNSVSQISRCHSLRHLAVVAAATATKHLEPKLNSHSTLNSAREEAMTPTKAKLTPISLSQFSTFLFIPPLLPFSSPFKPPPPATPTQPLPLSSSSSSSSSSSSSSSSSSSSSSSSSSSSSSSSSSSSSSSSSHPPSPTLHCTSSSCSLSPSSNSVVGTTTFFSCPCSLPHYLPPPPSSPTTSRLSCSESLPPSLIKPLLPQPSPPPQSPISASSSLTSLSSSPASVPFHWMIVLFLLLFSHSAQPWVTQPEFQCPKQCECHNLRTSQLSTSIAARCRINETMSRYNFSVFSAPYITVLVIQCQGKPLKPVNKMLRNLPFLEELVFKDCHFKSIPEYTLLGLNNLRNFSIFGADQLTLTSNIFHKAVKLKNLEIIHSGLKTIPVDMLCNSVDVELLTLSQNELTHFSELKKLCQTNTTILDQITRLDLSYNLLQTIPADFSKLFSDMQMVNFVGNQIDNIEAGSVSDLYYLTVMDLSKNRIQSFPGDFLENSIGIQQLGISHNPIKTIFPYFKDLQDLEVFEAEHTYLDNSFFREIPKGSALTNLNLAHCYMSKINKSLMSNLKNLRRLNLNSNSIFSLPSNVFSSNDKLDVLILSNNNIEELLDNSLQGLRALRELDISYNNISVINEDAFHDLLVIEKLDLSFNQLYDIPNAITPLDKIQELYLEGNFISKINKNSFKGLDSINRIVLSKNRIVFLDASSFTRCFNLHILDLSENNISYIHEDAFEGLQLVGVSLANNKIRNIGTALWKQHNLSQVHLQGNLLEAIMSSNFPENVKFLNVSHNRIWNVHPFTFSNKDTLVEVDLRHNNISFLANDAISVSHRVRSIPDVYLMGNPFKCDCNIVWLKKLANVRPRKKDGLPYIPDLNELECHADNESSVPTGRMYEVKESDFLCKYLKECAPDCICCTFGMCDCNSICPEQCSCYRSYDRKANIINCMNSGLSDSRMLPSNATKIYLSGNRLISLSKHSFLRQRDLLTVLYLNRSHISNIQNGTFMTLINLKQLYMHDNDLTILTKETFQGLENLEVITLNSNSISYIAPGMFAPMPKLKIVDVSSNRLHILDNSFLSLKYLESIAIHNNPWICKCPFVMGLQELYINKPDLVVLSESVICDHEDVINSSMSFYTAYPLFEFDVQLHCLNITPVTNLSSHVNTQIDSKVICALAIFSAVFLTLIIAVISIACYREELKVWLFTQYGWRIGDPWAKLDDSNRRYDVFVAYTSKNAMFVEHELTPRLERREPPYQVCLTYRDYDVDISYAQNTINCIQNSKRTIMLVSNDFFQTEWFRYDFQINNHDILKTLSERLIVILMEKVDRKKLECDLMFYAKTKKFLKYQDTHFWDKLYYMLPKVRGLPLLPQTPESAVSSGELRDQCCNNIAFSKTSLESGYEEINFVRKNVFPRSDHQTVYLAPVCQRNCK, from the coding sequence ATGTCTTCCGTGAAATCCAGCTCACAGCGGGCATGCGTAACGATGACGTCTAACTCCGTCTCGCAAATCTCCAGGTGTCATTCCCTGCGTCACTTggctgtagtagcagcagcaactgccACAAAGCATTTAGAACCGAAACTAAATTCTCATTCAACACTAAATTCAGCGAGAGAAGAAGCCATGACACCGACAAAAGCCAAACTAACACCAATATCGTTATCACagttttcaacatttttattcATACCGCCTCTATTGCCATTCTCTTCTCCATTTAAACCTCCACCGCCAGCAACGCCGACTCAACCCTtacccctttcttcttcttcttcttcttcttcttcttcttcttcttcttcttcttcttcttcttcttcttcttcttcttcttcttcttcttcttcttcttcttcttcttcttcttcttcttcttcttcttcgcacCCACCATCTCCTACACTTCACTGTACTTCTTCCTCTTGTTCTTTATCTCCTTCTTCGAATTCTGTAGTAGGAACAACTACGTTTTTCTCGTGTCCATGTTCTCTGCCTCACTATCTACCACCACCTCCTTCTTCACCCACCACCTCTCGTCTATCGTGCTCTGAGTCGTTACCGCCGTCCTTAATAAAACCACTACTTCCACAACCATCTCCTCCACCACAGTCGCCGATATCGGCATCTTCGTcgttaacatcattatcatcatcgccggCGTCTGTTCCTTTTCACTGGATGATTGTactatttcttcttctcttctcgcATTCAGCGCAACCATGGGTGACTCAGCCCGAATTTCAGTGTCCTAAACAATGCGAATGCCATAACCTTCGTACTTCGCAGCTTTCCACTTCAATAGCAGCCCGCTGCCGAATAAATGAAACGATGAGTCGGTATAATTTCAGTGTATTTTCAGCCCCGTATATTACTGTCCTGGTTATACAATGCCAGGGTAAACCTTTAAAACCCGTTAACAAAATGCTCCGTAATCTTCCTTTTCTCGAAGAACTTGTATTTAAGGATTGTCATTTCAAAAGCATTCCTGAATATACACTGTTAGGCTTGAATAACTTGAGAAATTTTAGCATTTTTGGTGCTGATCAGTTGACGTTAACTTCAAACATATTCCACAAAGCGGTTAAATTGAAAAACCTTGAGATAATACACAGTGGACTTAAAACAATTCCTGTTGATATGCTTTGCAATTCTGTAGATGTTGAATTGCTTACCTTATCGCAGAATGAATTAACGCACTTCTCAGAATTGAAAAAACTTTGCCAGACTAACACCACCATTTTAGACCAAATAACACGCTTAGATTTGAGTTACAATTTACTTCAAACAATTCCAGCAGATTTCAGTAAATTATTTTCTGATATGCAAATGGTAAATTTTGTAGGTAACCAAATCGATAACATAGAAGCTGGTAGTGTCAGTGATCTTTATTATTTAACAGTTATGGATCTGTCTAAAAATCGAATCCAAAGTTTTCCAGGTGACTTTTTAGAAAATTCCATTGGAATACAGCAGCTAGGTATCTCACATAACCCTATCAAAACTATATTCCCATATTTTAAAGATCTTCAAGATTTAGAAGTGTTTGAGGCTGAGCATACTTATTTAGACAATAGTTTCTTTCGGGAAATTCCTAAAGGGTCTGCATTAACGAATTTAAACTTAGCACATTGCTAtatgagtaaaataaataaatccctGATGAGTAATTTGAAAAATTTAAGGCGTCTTAATCTTAACAGTAATTCAATTTTTTCGCTGCCTTCTAATGTATTTTCTTCCAATGATAAGCTCGATGTTCTGATATTGTCAAACAATAATATTGAGGAACTTTTGGATAATTCCTTACAAGGACTTAGGGCCTTGCGAGAACTCGATATCAGTTACAATAATATATCAGTTATAAATGAAGACGCCTTTCACGATCTTCTGGTTATTGAAAAACTTGATTTAAGTTTCAACCAGCTGTATGATATCCCCAATGCTATAACCCCTCTGGACAAAATACAAGAACTGTATTTAGAGGGAAATTTCATCAGTAAAATTAACAAGAATTCATTCAAGGGTTTAGATTCTATTAATCGAATTGTTTTGTCTAAAAATAGAATTGTCTTTCTTGATGCCAGTAGTTTTACTCGATGCttcaatttacatattttagatTTATCTGAAAACAACATTTCTTATATACATGAGGACGCGTTCGAAGGTCTACAATTGGTCGGTGTCAGTttagcaaataataaaataagaaacatcgGTACAGCGTTATGGAAGCAGCACAATCTAAGCCAGGTTCATTTGCAGGGTAACCTTCTTGAAGCCATTATGTCGTCCAATTTCCCGGAAAACGTTAAATTTTTAAACGTTTCTCATAATAGAATTTGGAATGTCCATCCATTTACCTTCTCAAACAAAGATACACTTGTAGAAGTTGACTTACGCCATAACAACATCAGCTTCCTAGCAAATGATGCTATCAGTGTGTCTCACAGAGTACGTTCCATTCCCGACGTTTACCTTATGGGAAATCCATTCAAATGTGATTGTAACATTGTCTGGCTTAAAAAACTTGCCAATGTAAGGCCAAGGAAAAAAGACGGCCTTCCGTACATTCCGGATTTGAACGAACTAGAATGTCATGCGGACAATGAAAGTTCGGTACCAACAGGCCGTATGTACGAGGTAAAGGAATCAGATTTTCTCTGCAAATACCTGAAGGAATGCGCTCCTGATTGCATCTGCTGCACTTTTGGCATGTGTGACTGCAACAGCATTTGCCCCGAACAATGCAGCTGCTATCGCTCGTATGATCGTAAAGCTAATATCATCAACTGTATGAACAGCGGACTTAGTGACTCACGTATGTTGCCTTCGAATGCCACCAAAATTTACCTGAGTGGTAATCGTCTTATATCTCTTTCCAAACACTCTTTTCTTCGCCAGCGAGATCTGTTAACTGTACTCTATTTAAATAGATCCCATATTTCCAATATACAAAATGGCACATTTATGACTTTAATAAATCTGAAACAGTTATACATGCACGATAACGATTTGACTATTTTAACAAAAGAAACTTTCCAAGGATTAGAAAACCTTGAAGTCATCACgctgaattcaaattcaattaGTTATATTGCACCAGGAATGTTTGCTCCTATGCCCAAATTAAAAATTGTCGATGTCAGCAGCAATCGATTGCACATATTGGACAACAGTTTCTTGAGCCTAAAGTATTTAGAAAGTATTGCAATCCACAACAATCCATGGATTTGCAAGTGTCCATTCGTCATGGGACTGCAGGAGTTGTACATTAATAAGCCTGATTTGGTGGTTCTCTCAGAATCTGTAATATGCGATCATGAAGATGTCATCAATAGCAGTATGTCTTTCTACACAGCTTACCCTCTTTTTGAGTTCGATGTACAGTTACACTGCCTGAATATCACTCCAGTCACCAATTTATCATCCCACGTGAATACGCAAATCGACTCAAAAGTTATATGTGCTTTAGCCATTTTTTCAGCCGTCTTTTTGACTTTGATAATTGCTGTTATCAGCATCGCATGTTATCGTGAAGAGCTGAAGGTGTGGCTGTTCACGCAGTATGGATGGCGTATTGGAGATCCGTGGGCAAAGCTAGATGATTCTAACCGACGATATGATGTCTTCGTAGCTTACACAAGCAAGAACGCAATGTTCGTGGAACACGAGCTTACACCGCGTCTAGAGAGAAGGGAACCACCTTACCAGGTATGTCTGACCTACAGGGATTATGATGTGGATATTTCCTATGCTCAAAACACAATCAATTGTATACAAAATAGCAAGCGAACCATTATGCTAGTGTCTAACGACTTCTTCCAAACGGAATGGTTCCGTTATGATTTTCAAATTAACAATCATGATATACTGAAAACGCTTTCTGAAAGACTCATAGTCATTTTAATGGAAAAAGTCGATAGGAAAAAACTTGAATGCGACCTTATGTTTTATGCGAAGACGAAAAAATTCCTAAAATATCAAGACACACATTTCTGGGACAAACTTTATTATATGCTACCAAAAGTTCGAGGACTGCCATTATTACCACAGACCCCAGAATCTGCGGTTTCCTCTGGAGAGCTACGCGATCAGTGTTGCAATAATATTGCTTTCTCGAAGACTTCGTTGGAAAGTGGGTACGAAGAAATTAACTTCGTACGGAAAAATGTTTTTCCCCGTTCAGATCATCAGACTGTATATTTAGCACCTGTTTGCCAAAGAAATTGTAAATAA